CGAGCGCGCGGCGGCGTGTGCGGGAAAAGCGGGGAGGTGAGGCAATCTCGCCCGATGCGCAGAACACGCAACGGGCGACAGGTCGATCAGCGGCTGGCCAGCGCGGGCTTGCCGCCGTCCTTCGACGGGGATTCGGCGTCGGCGTCAGCCGTTTGCGTCGAGGTGTCTTTCCACACGACGTTGTCGTTGACTGCGTACAGGTGGCACGGGTCCGAACTCTGCTTCTGGCAATTCGAGATCGCCACCGACATCGGATCGTCGCCGCCTTCGGCCCATGACCACGCGCCCGAATCCGACACGGCGAACGCGCGGCTCGGATACTGATGCAGGAAGTTGCGATAACCGGCGCGACCGGCTTCATCGACGAACGGCACGGAGTCGACGGCATCGATCTTCGCGAAGTGCGTGGCCTTCGGCTGCGTCGGTTCGGCGACGCGATACTGCACGCCCGTCGGCATGCCGACACGCGCGAGGAAGGCTTCGACGGACGGCCACCAGACCCGCACGCCGTCGCGATCGCCGACGAGGCGATGCGCGTCGTTCTTGTACGAGCCGAAATCGACCATCTTCGCGTTCACGCCCTTGCCCAGCGTGTTCTGCGTGTAGGCGGTGTACATCCGCGAAACGAGCGCCGACGGCCAGATCGAATCGTTGTCGCCGTACAGCCAGAGCGACGGCACGTGCGTGCTTTCGCCATACGTGCCGAACGCGTTCGTCAGATTGCCTTGCCAGTCGGTGCAGGCGTCCTGACGCAGGCCACCCGAGAAATTGATCAGTGCGCGCACGCCGGGCGCGGCGTTCGTGCCGTACGCGATGGTCGCGAGGCCGCCATGCGAGGTGCCGGCCACGACAATGTGCTGCGCGTCGACGTAGCTCTGCTTCGACATGTAGTTGACGGTCGTGGCGACGTCGGCGGCCTGGCTCAGACCGTTGCGCGTCACGTCGCAGCCGTCCTGCACGTACGAGCCGCCCGAATCGGCAAAACCCTGACGGTTCGGCGCGACGACGACATAACCGCGCCGCACGAATTCGCGCGCCAGCGACACGGGATCGCTGCGCGTCTGCATGCGCGGATCGCCGTGAATCTTGCCGTGGTTGAACACGACCATCGGGAACGGGCCGGGACCTTCCGGCTTGTAGACGGTCGTTTCGAGAGTGACATTGCCGTCGCCGTCGACGGGAATGCGGATGACCTGTTCGCTCAGCTTGACGACGGGCAGGTAGCCGTCTTCATCGAGGGCGAGCCGCTGCACCTGGGCGCGGCCGAGCGGGCCGGTTTCGGCATCCGCGAGCGGATCCGCGTGCGCGGTCGTGACAGCGCTGGCCACGAAGGCCGCCGACATCGCACAAACCGTCAGAACTTTGCTGAACACCATCCGCTACACCTGCTCTCAAAAACGCTGAACCTTCCCTAACGGGGATCCGGTGTGGACTGCCGTAGGTCTGATTTGGCTCCGTTTGCACGCCAAAACAAGGTCAAAAGATCACGCACGTCGCGATATTCGCGTACGCAGACAGATCAGGACCGCATTGGAGTGAACCGAAGCCGGTCGACGCGACCCCACGCGTCGAAGTGAGCGCCTCGCGATGCCCCGGATCGCGTGCCCGCTGAACGATCAGCGGGCGGTGCGTCTGGACATCCTGCGGGAGCGGTGGACCGCTACCTCGCTACGGAGCGCTGCAACATCTGTAGGACTCATACTGGCACGACAATTTATATTTGTGCAATTCAGTACAAACCCCTTGCGGCACTATTTGCAGGCTGGCAGGGGCGCTCGCAACGGCGCGGGGCGGCCCGCCGGGCAAAGGCGGAAAGAATCGGATATGAGGGACGTGGCGTCGATCCAACACATTGATTTTTCTACAGAAACGGCCCTTATTTGAGTTTTTTGGCAGGCATTTAAGACGTTGCTGCAGTGCAATCGGAAAGATAGAGTCAGCGATCGCTCACATCGCCGTCGACGTAACGCCAGCGCGCGTCGTCGCCTCTGATGAAGCGGCTGGATTCATGCAGCCGATGCGCCCGTCCGCCCACTTTGTACCGCGCGACGAACTCCACTTCGGCGTGCGTATCGTCGAGCGGCGTGAAGCGTTTGATCTGCAGACCTAGCCAGCGCGGCGCGTCGGGCGCATCCGTGTCGACGTCGAGATCGGCGGGGCAGGTTTGTGGCGCCCATGTCTCGCGCAAATAGTGGGATTCGCCGAGCACGTACGCGCTATAGCGCGAGCGCATCAGCTCGAACGCATTCGGCGCCGCCGCGCCGCCGTCGATATATCGCCCGCAGCAATCCGCGAAACGCGGCGGCTTGTCGGTGTCGCGCCGGTTCGGCGCGGCGCCGCCGCAAGGACAATCGACGGGACGTGGTTTCGCTGATGCAGTCATGAAAGTTCGAAGAAAGGTTTAACTCAGTCCGCGCGCGATCAGAATCTTCTGGATATCGCTGGTGCCTTCGTAGATCTGGCACACGCGGACGTCGCGATAAATACGTTCGACGGGGAAATCGCTCAGATAGCCGTAGCCGCCATGAATCTGCAGCGCGGCCGAACAGATCCGTTCCGCCGCTTCGGACGCGAACAGCTTGGCCATCGCCGCTTCCGTCAGACATGGTTGGCCCGCGTCTTTCAGCGCGGCCGCGTGCCAGATCAGCTGACGCGCCGCCTCGAGTTGCGTCGCCATGTCGGCGAGCCGGAACTGCACGGCCTGATGCGAAAAAAGCGGCTGCCCGAAGCTTTCGCGCTCTTTCGCGTACGCGAGCGCCGCTTCGAACGCCGCGCGCGCCATGCCGACGCTCTGCGCGGCAATCCCGATGCGCCCGCCTTCGAGCCCCGACAGCGCGATCCGGTAGCCTTCGCCTTCCGCGCCGATCAGGTTCGCAGCGGGCACGCGGCAGTTGTCGAACACGATCTGCGCGGTATCGGACGAATGCTGGCCGAGCTTCTCTTCGAGGCGCGCGACGACATAACCGGGCGCGTCCGTCGGCACGATGAACGCGCTGATGCCGCGCTTGCCCGCGCTTTTATCGGTGACGGCCATCACGATCGCGACATTGCCGTTCTTGCCGCTCGTGATGAACTGCTTGACGCCGTTGA
This genomic interval from Paraburkholderia sabiae contains the following:
- a CDS encoding dienelactone hydrolase family protein, translated to MVFSKVLTVCAMSAAFVASAVTTAHADPLADAETGPLGRAQVQRLALDEDGYLPVVKLSEQVIRIPVDGDGNVTLETTVYKPEGPGPFPMVVFNHGKIHGDPRMQTRSDPVSLAREFVRRGYVVVAPNRQGFADSGGSYVQDGCDVTRNGLSQAADVATTVNYMSKQSYVDAQHIVVAGTSHGGLATIAYGTNAAPGVRALINFSGGLRQDACTDWQGNLTNAFGTYGESTHVPSLWLYGDNDSIWPSALVSRMYTAYTQNTLGKGVNAKMVDFGSYKNDAHRLVGDRDGVRVWWPSVEAFLARVGMPTGVQYRVAEPTQPKATHFAKIDAVDSVPFVDEAGRAGYRNFLHQYPSRAFAVSDSGAWSWAEGGDDPMSVAISNCQKQSSDPCHLYAVNDNVVWKDTSTQTADADAESPSKDGGKPALASR
- a CDS encoding acyl-CoA dehydrogenase family protein encodes the protein MLLDQDHLMIRDAVRTFVREAVTPNAAQWDRERTFPADVHRQLAELGAYGVLVPEEYGGAGLDALALAVILEEIAAGDGGTSTAISVNNCPVCSILLTFGNEQQKRDWLTPLARGEMLGAFCLTEPQAGSDASALRTTATRDGDSYVLNGVKQFITSGKNGNVAIVMAVTDKSAGKRGISAFIVPTDAPGYVVARLEEKLGQHSSDTAQIVFDNCRVPAANLIGAEGEGYRIALSGLEGGRIGIAAQSVGMARAAFEAALAYAKERESFGQPLFSHQAVQFRLADMATQLEAARQLIWHAAALKDAGQPCLTEAAMAKLFASEAAERICSAALQIHGGYGYLSDFPVERIYRDVRVCQIYEGTSDIQKILIARGLS
- a CDS encoding YchJ family protein translates to MTASAKPRPVDCPCGGAAPNRRDTDKPPRFADCCGRYIDGGAAAPNAFELMRSRYSAYVLGESHYLRETWAPQTCPADLDVDTDAPDAPRWLGLQIKRFTPLDDTHAEVEFVARYKVGGRAHRLHESSRFIRGDDARWRYVDGDVSDR